From a single Planococcus shenhongbingii genomic region:
- a CDS encoding VOC family protein translates to MIKGLYEAHLPVSNLLESIEFYKKLGLEVATQNEKLAFFWIQKGRSWLGLWETDKVATPYHPSLRHIAFQVDLEDMENAKEWLEDRGITIRTAFGFSPKEQPLVLPNIPHAHAAIYFHDPDGNSLELIVPLKMDCEEELQKMTLEAWNSKK, encoded by the coding sequence GTGATAAAAGGACTCTACGAAGCGCATTTACCGGTAAGCAATCTTTTGGAATCCATCGAGTTTTACAAGAAGTTGGGGTTAGAAGTGGCCACTCAAAATGAAAAATTAGCCTTTTTCTGGATTCAGAAAGGGCGCAGCTGGTTGGGGTTATGGGAAACGGATAAAGTGGCAACACCTTATCATCCCTCGTTACGGCATATCGCTTTCCAAGTGGACCTTGAGGATATGGAAAATGCAAAAGAATGGCTGGAAGACAGGGGAATAACCATCAGAACCGCTTTTGGTTTTTCGCCCAAAGAACAGCCGTTGGTCTTGCCGAATATCCCGCATGCCCATGCGGCCATTTATTTTCATGATCCGGATGGCAATTCGCTCGAACTGATCGTGCCATTGAAAATGGATTGCGAAGAAGAACTTCAAAAGATGACGTTAGAGGCGTGGAACAGTAAAAAGTAA
- a CDS encoding MFS transporter, producing the protein MTIDQVAEAPVQEKAVPSLFSNRSFLFLWLSSTASFMALSTYLFAEQWYIITVLEKESLLGIVMMATMVPRVLFMTLGGVWADRFRRSRIMLISSFVRCLLVLGMIFLLQLSLLALWPLILFVLCFGIVDAFFSPANTSLLPSVVAKEALPRSNSFIQSSNQIALFSGPMLGGWVLSFGSFGSFSLLFGVIAGFLLLTFLFSSLIKEEKRPLIAGRSSTKLELKEGLSYVWGMPFLKNMLVILIFINFFFFGPLLMGIPLLVDSVLKGEVLDLSFLQSSYQGGMLAGAILVGILNLRKKRGLTMLVMIGVLGICLTFLGQIGFLWQGILLLSLMDILSSFINVTLISTIQAQSDPNKIGRVMSLVNASSNGLVPLSYAFVSLALVMQYTISDVMLLCGMLILVISSIYLLRSKIIKNVD; encoded by the coding sequence ATGACAATTGACCAAGTAGCCGAAGCACCTGTGCAGGAAAAAGCTGTGCCGAGTTTGTTCAGCAATCGTTCGTTTCTGTTTCTCTGGCTGTCCAGTACCGCGTCTTTTATGGCCTTATCGACGTATCTGTTTGCCGAACAGTGGTACATCATTACTGTTTTGGAAAAAGAGAGTTTGCTGGGAATCGTCATGATGGCGACCATGGTGCCACGGGTCTTGTTTATGACGCTTGGCGGTGTCTGGGCCGACCGGTTTCGTCGGTCGCGCATCATGTTAATCTCCAGTTTCGTGCGCTGCCTTTTGGTACTGGGCATGATTTTCCTGCTGCAGCTCAGTTTGCTGGCACTGTGGCCACTTATCTTATTTGTCTTATGTTTTGGAATCGTCGATGCGTTCTTTTCACCGGCAAATACTTCTCTTCTGCCATCGGTCGTAGCGAAAGAGGCTCTTCCCCGGTCGAATTCCTTTATTCAAAGTTCCAATCAAATTGCTCTTTTTTCCGGTCCGATGCTGGGCGGCTGGGTTCTTTCGTTCGGTTCGTTCGGTTCGTTCAGTCTGTTATTTGGAGTAATTGCGGGCTTCTTGCTTCTGACGTTTCTGTTCTCTTCGCTCATCAAAGAAGAAAAAAGACCATTAATTGCTGGCAGATCCTCCACGAAATTGGAGCTGAAGGAAGGATTATCTTACGTATGGGGAATGCCTTTCCTAAAAAATATGCTGGTGATCTTAATTTTCATCAACTTCTTCTTTTTCGGTCCTCTGCTGATGGGAATTCCGTTGCTGGTGGATAGTGTCCTAAAAGGAGAAGTGCTGGATTTAAGTTTCCTGCAAAGTTCGTATCAGGGCGGGATGCTGGCCGGAGCCATTCTGGTAGGCATTCTGAACCTACGGAAAAAACGGGGGTTGACCATGCTGGTGATGATCGGCGTACTCGGAATCTGCTTAACTTTTCTGGGCCAAATCGGCTTTCTATGGCAAGGGATTCTGTTGCTTTCGCTGATGGACATTCTTTCTTCTTTTATCAATGTCACACTAATTTCAACGATCCAGGCACAATCCGACCCAAATAAAATCGGACGTGTCATGAGCTTGGTCAATGCCTCTTCGAACGGACTCGTCCCCTTATCTTATGCGTTTGTGTCACTGGCGCTTGTGATGCAGTACACCATATCGGATGTTATGTTGCTGTGCGGTATGCTGATTCTTGTGATCTCCTCTATCTATCTCTTGCGCTCCAAAATCATCAAAAATGTGGACTAG
- a CDS encoding alpha/beta hydrolase, which translates to MLEIFPIYITPFKQERLIRVYLPKNYNMENRRYPVLYMHDGQNVFRDKDAIGGKSLRLEHYLDKTEMKVIVVGIDQNSEERKNEYCPWVSGEYSEKILGYSSSEGGKGTEYIDFIVNELKPYIDNKYLTLNDRTAMAGISLGGLISVFAACRYPHVFTRVAAISSAFYRNQEELEKLIVRSDLSAIEGFYLDCGTREASGEELISKEFVASNNSIYEILREKISTTKFDMINDAEHNYSFFKKRVPKIISFLVPVE; encoded by the coding sequence TTGCTAGAAATATTTCCTATCTATATAACTCCGTTTAAACAAGAAAGACTGATTCGAGTCTACTTGCCTAAAAATTACAACATGGAAAACAGAAGATACCCCGTATTGTATATGCACGATGGACAGAATGTATTTCGTGATAAAGATGCCATTGGGGGCAAATCTTTAAGACTCGAGCATTACTTAGACAAAACCGAAATGAAAGTTATTGTCGTCGGTATCGACCAAAATAGCGAAGAACGAAAAAACGAATACTGTCCTTGGGTGAGCGGAGAATACAGTGAAAAAATATTAGGTTATTCAAGCTCTGAAGGCGGGAAAGGGACTGAGTACATAGATTTTATCGTGAATGAACTAAAGCCATACATAGACAATAAATACCTTACATTAAATGACCGGACTGCGATGGCGGGAATTTCATTAGGAGGGCTAATTTCTGTTTTTGCTGCGTGCCGTTATCCGCACGTTTTCACGAGAGTAGCCGCTATTTCTTCTGCTTTTTACCGTAACCAGGAGGAACTAGAGAAGTTAATAGTAAGATCCGATTTATCAGCGATTGAAGGGTTCTACTTGGATTGTGGTACGAGAGAAGCTTCAGGGGAAGAGTTAATTAGCAAAGAATTTGTAGCTTCAAATAACTCCATTTATGAAATTCTAAGAGAGAAAATATCAACCACAAAATTTGATATGATTAACGATGCGGAACATAACTATTCTTTCTTTAAAAAAAGAGTCCCTAAAATAATATCTTTTTTAGTACCAGTAGAATAG
- a CDS encoding HEAT repeat domain-containing protein, translated as MKSKQKTRIIQGCLEQADPDAIKNIAIFLEEEDPPVIWMAIEALGTLPISEKIKSILLPLTENSEEEIRFSFV; from the coding sequence ATGAAATCCAAGCAAAAAACAAGGATTATCCAGGGATGTCTCGAGCAGGCTGATCCGGATGCCATTAAGAACATTGCCATCTTTTTAGAAGAAGAAGATCCTCCCGTTATCTGGATGGCCATCGAAGCTTTAGGAACCTTGCCGATCAGCGAAAAAATCAAATCCATCCTGCTGCCCCTGACCGAAAATTCGGAGGAAGAAATTCGGTTTTCGTTTGTGTAA
- a CDS encoding GNAT family N-acetyltransferase: MGTWAMDVAIRRTKETEALQLLEIQKEAFLEDLKRYEDHETNPVNEPIERLLRKIEVFLHYTIWLEDEIIGGVDIRSLDGNRYRLNRIFLLNKFQNQGLGSEIMQLIEKEFPSVAEWHLDTPHLNKRNHHFYEKLGYRKVGQHQLTDKLFLYDYVKKMGAN, translated from the coding sequence ATGGGGACATGGGCAATGGATGTAGCAATCAGAAGAACGAAAGAAACCGAGGCCCTGCAGTTATTGGAGATACAAAAGGAAGCCTTTTTAGAGGATTTAAAACGCTATGAAGATCATGAGACCAATCCAGTAAATGAACCGATCGAAAGACTGCTGCGGAAAATCGAGGTCTTCCTTCATTACACAATCTGGTTGGAAGATGAAATTATCGGAGGAGTGGATATTCGCAGCTTAGACGGAAACAGATACCGTTTAAATCGAATTTTCCTATTGAACAAGTTCCAGAACCAGGGGTTAGGAAGTGAAATTATGCAGCTGATCGAGAAGGAGTTTCCTTCAGTAGCCGAATGGCATCTGGATACCCCTCATTTGAATAAACGAAATCACCACTTCTATGAGAAACTAGGCTACCGGAAAGTTGGCCAGCACCAATTGACCGATAAGCTCTTTCTCTATGACTACGTGAAGAAAATGGGAGCCAATTAA
- a CDS encoding metallophosphoesterase family protein — protein MSTKIAVIADVHGNSTALLAALNEIDKDPEIHHIYCIGDMVGIGYETNKVLEILFSRDDVSFVMGNHEEEILAILEGEESSSQEGEKIHHEWLANRLEKRFIPHISGMPKQLSGVYEGKKLLFTHYHLDAEKQFIPIDTEPSIEKLDDFYKQSPFDLVCFGHHHPKHYFSSEERIYLNPGSLGCYDKPFARYATILITTDDIKVELEEAAYNNQDFLKGYEVLEVPEKDFILNIFHGNQHQN, from the coding sequence ATGAGTACTAAAATCGCTGTAATCGCAGATGTACACGGGAATAGTACTGCTTTGCTTGCCGCATTAAATGAGATAGATAAGGATCCCGAAATTCATCATATTTACTGTATCGGAGACATGGTTGGAATCGGGTACGAAACCAATAAAGTGCTTGAAATTCTTTTTTCTAGAGATGATGTATCCTTTGTAATGGGGAATCATGAGGAAGAAATTCTAGCGATTTTAGAAGGCGAAGAAAGTAGCAGCCAAGAGGGAGAGAAAATTCATCATGAATGGCTCGCAAATCGGTTAGAGAAGAGATTCATTCCACACATCAGTGGCATGCCTAAACAATTAAGTGGGGTGTACGAAGGCAAGAAGCTCTTGTTTACGCACTATCATTTAGATGCTGAAAAACAATTTATCCCCATTGACACCGAGCCTTCTATCGAAAAGCTGGATGACTTTTACAAGCAGTCACCATTTGATTTAGTTTGCTTTGGTCATCATCATCCGAAGCACTATTTTTCATCAGAAGAAAGAATCTATTTAAACCCTGGATCGCTAGGATGTTACGACAAGCCCTTTGCAAGATATGCCACAATTTTAATAACGACTGATGATATCAAGGTGGAATTAGAAGAAGCGGCTTATAACAACCAAGATTTTTTAAAGGGATACGAAGTGTTGGAAGTGCCGGAAAAAGATTTTATTTTGAACATTTTTCATGGAAATCAGCATCAGAATTAA
- a CDS encoding ArsR/SmtB family transcription factor: MKILNSVAPSETIQLKVEQSPVWELILGIAGYTHKQLRHTFERDEEWTTNKSLMPPSLVQLLKGIEETNFWYGMLLLQNQFAAASVPEFSNLLSAASTADFYEWLLPYHDRQSEALRKEAAREPGQTEVWEKYADLFNGHDYLEGYVHQLLLLSQSETSEMMIRVLTEWENWISQKEEWGKWLQALTFEQKEHRQLDARNAVAEIERVTGGVEYLPEPSVWSVKLIPQVSYRPWVLTIRTADTKLFFYPVKEEHLLEPGVPSNELIRGHKALGDELRLKLLFQLQKHPLSLQELSSQFNTSKTTLHHQLALLKAAKFIRVEKGIYSINPDKLEAFSSQLARYMRTSL; encoded by the coding sequence TTGAAAATTTTAAATTCAGTTGCCCCTAGCGAAACCATACAGTTGAAAGTGGAACAGTCACCGGTCTGGGAATTGATACTCGGGATTGCAGGCTATACACATAAACAATTGCGCCATACATTTGAACGGGACGAAGAATGGACAACCAACAAAAGCTTAATGCCCCCCTCACTGGTTCAGCTGTTAAAAGGGATTGAAGAAACGAATTTTTGGTACGGCATGCTTCTGTTGCAGAATCAATTTGCTGCGGCTTCCGTTCCAGAATTTTCGAATTTGCTTTCCGCTGCTTCAACCGCTGATTTTTATGAATGGCTCCTTCCTTACCACGACCGGCAATCGGAAGCGCTAAGAAAAGAAGCAGCTCGAGAACCCGGCCAAACGGAAGTATGGGAAAAGTATGCCGATCTATTTAACGGACATGACTATTTAGAAGGGTATGTTCACCAGCTTCTCTTGCTATCACAATCTGAAACAAGTGAAATGATGATTCGTGTCTTAACAGAATGGGAGAATTGGATATCACAGAAAGAAGAATGGGGAAAATGGCTGCAGGCACTAACTTTTGAACAGAAAGAGCACCGCCAACTGGATGCCCGGAATGCGGTAGCCGAAATCGAACGGGTGACGGGCGGTGTCGAGTACCTGCCGGAACCCTCGGTTTGGTCGGTCAAACTGATCCCGCAGGTTTCCTATCGCCCGTGGGTGCTGACCATCCGCACAGCCGACACCAAGCTCTTCTTCTATCCGGTCAAAGAAGAGCATCTGCTGGAACCGGGAGTTCCTTCAAATGAGCTGATTCGCGGGCATAAAGCGTTAGGGGATGAGCTACGATTAAAATTGCTGTTTCAGCTTCAAAAGCACCCCCTATCTCTTCAAGAATTGAGTAGTCAATTCAATACATCAAAAACTACACTTCATCACCAACTTGCCTTGCTGAAAGCCGCGAAATTCATTCGAGTGGAGAAAGGGATCTATTCAATCAATCCCGATAAACTTGAAGCGTTTTCCAGCCAATTGGCTCGATACATGAGAACCAGCTTATGA
- a CDS encoding DUF6843 domain-containing protein, which produces MKKVLLVFGSLILALVLAYILIGYSTGWDSSEDRELVYTYLIPEDFTGCAWIRYGQPGAKPLEITNDEVIFKIPENGILHTSTDYDSVAYVYTTKVFSVNEQGEPIKQLINEYDLPPSTGYQFDDQNPGDVTSINFDSSEEGCRFIEGVSN; this is translated from the coding sequence ATGAAAAAAGTACTTTTAGTTTTTGGATCTCTTATTCTTGCTCTTGTTCTCGCATATATCCTTATTGGCTATTCGACGGGGTGGGACAGCTCAGAAGACCGGGAGCTGGTTTATACTTATCTGATTCCTGAAGATTTTACGGGATGTGCTTGGATACGGTACGGTCAACCAGGAGCAAAACCATTGGAAATTACCAACGATGAAGTCATATTCAAAATTCCTGAAAACGGCATATTGCATACCAGTACGGATTATGATTCTGTGGCGTACGTTTATACCACCAAGGTTTTTTCTGTAAACGAGCAAGGTGAACCGATAAAACAATTGATAAATGAATATGATCTTCCCCCTTCTACAGGCTATCAATTTGATGATCAAAATCCCGGGGATGTGACCTCTATCAATTTTGATTCAAGCGAAGAAGGTTGTCGGTTCATAGAAGGTGTCAGCAATTAG
- a CDS encoding ArsR/SmtB family transcription factor, whose protein sequence is MEQQSIFILETYEQLKVISDPLRTKMLIHLVEQPHTGQMLAQELNLSRAKVLYHLRELEKYGIIQLVRKEERGGNVLKFYQAVARGFIPADHLLTYVEAKEATRQSYLEVIDRAKTRVLTAPDESFELDSSNVEEWNNLSLQTEFTVSQKKFVEFTQKYRELLEILKEEDEEPDKHHYYLMTTAFQIEELLFKKEK, encoded by the coding sequence ATGGAACAACAATCGATTTTTATACTGGAAACGTACGAACAATTAAAAGTCATCAGCGATCCGCTGCGCACCAAAATGCTGATTCACTTGGTAGAACAGCCCCATACCGGGCAGATGCTCGCCCAAGAACTCAACTTGTCGCGAGCCAAAGTCCTCTATCACCTCCGGGAATTGGAGAAGTACGGCATCATCCAGCTGGTCCGAAAAGAGGAACGCGGAGGGAATGTCCTGAAGTTCTATCAGGCGGTCGCCAGAGGGTTTATTCCGGCGGATCACCTGCTTACGTACGTGGAAGCCAAAGAAGCCACCCGCCAGTCGTATTTGGAAGTCATCGACCGGGCAAAAACCCGAGTGCTGACGGCTCCGGATGAATCATTCGAACTCGATTCGTCCAATGTGGAAGAATGGAACAATTTGTCGCTTCAAACCGAATTTACGGTGAGTCAGAAAAAATTTGTGGAATTCACCCAGAAATACCGCGAACTCTTAGAAATACTTAAAGAAGAGGACGAGGAACCCGACAAGCACCATTACTACCTGATGACCACCGCCTTCCAGATTGAAGAGCTGCTGTTTAAGAAAGAGAAGTAG
- a CDS encoding GrpB family protein, which yields MRKVVVSPYDEQWVLLFTKEADELKMILGEERVSIHHFGSTSIPGLEAKPIIDILAVAKDITLVDGYNPALKAFGYEGKGENGIPGRRYFQKGGNDRTHHLHIYQIDSPEIERHLAFRDYLRTHSDVMKEYGGLKRRLSRQFPYDIESYIRGKEELALKIQEEALAWYRKSRK from the coding sequence TTGAGAAAAGTTGTAGTTTCGCCATACGATGAACAATGGGTTTTATTATTCACTAAAGAAGCGGATGAATTAAAGATGATTCTGGGCGAAGAAAGGGTTTCGATCCATCACTTTGGCAGCACGTCGATTCCGGGATTAGAAGCTAAGCCGATTATTGACATATTGGCTGTTGCGAAAGACATCACCTTGGTAGATGGATATAACCCGGCATTAAAAGCATTCGGCTATGAAGGAAAAGGCGAAAACGGCATACCGGGACGCAGGTATTTTCAAAAAGGCGGGAATGATCGGACGCATCATCTCCATATTTATCAAATCGACAGCCCCGAAATTGAACGGCACTTGGCGTTCAGGGACTATCTGCGCACTCATTCGGATGTTATGAAAGAGTATGGAGGGTTAAAAAGACGGTTGAGCCGGCAGTTCCCCTATGATATCGAGTCTTATATTAGGGGAAAAGAGGAACTGGCCTTGAAAATTCAAGAAGAAGCTTTAGCATGGTATCGAAAAAGCCGGAAATAA
- a CDS encoding GNAT family N-acetyltransferase, protein MMTSYQIKKLRIEDYYKCSNIWVMEKNPKMTEGFYNELVNGNRITFIYLENNEFIGEGSLVFRNNDPDYTIPDKRIYLSRMIVKEECQNRGIGGIIVDYLIDYAKKLGYEEISLGVDTDNLNARHLYEKKGFTTVLYLGKDEYGEYVKLLKKLT, encoded by the coding sequence ATGATGACTTCCTATCAAATAAAGAAACTACGCATCGAAGATTACTATAAATGCAGTAATATTTGGGTGATGGAAAAGAATCCGAAAATGACTGAAGGTTTTTATAACGAATTAGTAAATGGAAACCGAATTACTTTTATCTATTTAGAGAATAACGAGTTTATAGGAGAAGGTTCATTAGTTTTTCGAAACAACGATCCAGATTACACCATCCCAGATAAGCGGATTTATCTGTCTCGTATGATTGTTAAAGAAGAATGTCAAAACCGTGGAATAGGTGGCATTATTGTTGATTATTTAATTGATTATGCCAAGAAACTTGGATATGAGGAAATCTCACTCGGGGTAGACACAGATAACTTAAACGCAAGGCATCTATATGAAAAGAAAGGTTTTACAACTGTCTTATATCTTGGCAAAGATGAATATGGGGAATATGTGAAACTCTTAAAAAAATTAACTTGA
- a CDS encoding protein phosphatase 2C domain-containing protein has translation MSNVLHKNEFSWVGSQSHYVDEIDVGQIQNVTVGRFGGNSTAGQYKNEDGCLVWTNEKEDWEFAVLLDAHQTAESAELVISEINSLKEAIQDNLTLPIKQAFEQTAETLLTTFDSSHFKEACRKIQGETAFLCVVRKGRFLWWLSIGDCLLYLFHPELKALNETQQNHRSFYEWIGQVNTFDLPVPCYSVGTKELRKGKNHILLTTDGLVECPNTDFSNPNAVGKPFQTLSNKQGVEALLEEIKEKNVRDSTTILSWFIDVDADSTRPSNA, from the coding sequence ATGAGTAATGTCCTTCATAAGAACGAATTCAGCTGGGTGGGAAGCCAATCTCATTATGTTGATGAGATTGATGTCGGCCAAATACAGAATGTAACAGTAGGGCGGTTCGGAGGCAATTCAACTGCGGGTCAATATAAGAACGAAGATGGATGTCTGGTTTGGACCAATGAAAAAGAAGACTGGGAATTTGCCGTTCTGTTAGATGCCCATCAAACCGCAGAAAGTGCTGAACTCGTCATATCAGAGATCAACTCACTAAAAGAGGCTATCCAGGATAATTTGACATTGCCGATCAAACAGGCATTTGAACAAACAGCAGAGACGCTGCTAACTACGTTTGACAGTTCCCATTTCAAAGAAGCGTGTCGAAAAATACAAGGGGAAACAGCGTTTTTATGCGTGGTGCGGAAAGGGAGGTTTCTCTGGTGGTTATCCATCGGCGATTGTCTCCTTTACCTGTTCCATCCCGAACTGAAAGCGTTGAACGAAACCCAACAAAATCACCGCAGCTTTTATGAATGGATTGGCCAAGTGAATACGTTTGACCTGCCGGTTCCCTGTTACAGCGTCGGAACCAAAGAATTAAGGAAAGGAAAAAATCACATATTGTTGACCACAGACGGGCTTGTGGAATGTCCGAATACCGATTTCTCGAATCCGAACGCAGTCGGGAAGCCGTTTCAAACCCTTTCGAACAAACAAGGTGTAGAGGCATTGCTAGAAGAAATCAAAGAAAAGAATGTCCGTGATAGTACGACGATCTTATCTTGGTTCATAGACGTAGACGCTGATTCAACTCGCCCAAGCAATGCGTGA
- a CDS encoding MarR family winged helix-turn-helix transcriptional regulator produces the protein MENITVKTKLDQFFEKSQSLERIYEEYALSKGLTYMSFTVLGIIYDHPESCTQKLICERSLYTKQSVNLIIKSFWQDGYVELKEDPADRRNKKIYFTGKGRIYADEVIGKLQNVEKQAMEQLSDDQWEQLLQMVDVFEKKFLSGMADLLSSNA, from the coding sequence GTGGAAAACATTACGGTTAAAACTAAACTCGATCAGTTTTTTGAAAAATCCCAGTCTTTGGAGAGAATTTATGAGGAATACGCGCTTTCAAAGGGGTTAACGTATATGAGCTTTACGGTGCTGGGCATTATCTATGACCATCCCGAAAGCTGTACGCAAAAGCTGATTTGTGAGCGCAGTTTATACACGAAGCAAAGCGTCAATCTGATCATCAAGTCCTTCTGGCAGGATGGCTATGTGGAATTGAAAGAAGATCCGGCCGATCGCCGCAACAAGAAGATTTATTTCACTGGAAAGGGACGGATATATGCCGACGAAGTCATTGGCAAGCTTCAGAATGTAGAAAAGCAGGCAATGGAACAGTTAAGCGATGACCAGTGGGAACAACTCCTGCAAATGGTGGACGTGTTCGAGAAAAAATTTCTATCCGGCATGGCGGATCTTCTTTCTTCCAACGCATGA
- a CDS encoding MFS transporter, translated as MKKYSKSFKSLWIGEIVSEFGGAAGAIINGLLLYELTGSREWMGILWLVYFIPSLVLQGISSPFLNHVIKEKVLKNIQLIRAGAYLLPLVGFWMGTDTGTIIGLVVLQCILGLLQPIFASLSFSLLPEICTDEELADANGLLDGTLRLMNFLAPGVTSLLLLLVPMQWIYSISALLFFISFLALSRIPQSSKQKAAVWTKKFWWSELKEGYRSFFSYPQLLRLTLLSSTVQFAVGATLVLSVPFIRGELGGETWEYGIFKGAFPIGYMLGMLLLTKLPKSPRTMYVGLIGGGFSFVLLYFVHSVPLAWMCELMGGILFPLFNAQSAAIFQREAPRDRLAQLSAVRLFFLRVTMPLGILFASLPFLALNIRHVYIGIGSLIILPGLYYLIASYQPKKILISEKHKS; from the coding sequence ATGAAGAAGTATTCCAAGTCTTTTAAATCGCTATGGATTGGTGAAATCGTCTCGGAGTTCGGCGGCGCTGCCGGCGCCATTATCAATGGGTTGCTGTTGTACGAACTGACCGGCTCACGGGAGTGGATGGGCATCCTCTGGCTTGTTTATTTTATTCCTTCGCTGGTGTTGCAAGGCATCAGTTCACCGTTTCTGAACCATGTCATCAAAGAGAAAGTACTGAAAAATATCCAACTGATCCGAGCCGGTGCTTACCTGCTGCCATTAGTCGGATTCTGGATGGGAACAGACACCGGAACCATCATCGGCTTGGTGGTTCTCCAATGCATCTTGGGACTGCTGCAGCCCATTTTTGCCAGCCTGTCTTTTTCCCTGTTGCCGGAAATCTGCACTGACGAAGAACTGGCCGATGCCAACGGCTTGCTGGACGGGACGCTGCGGCTGATGAACTTTCTGGCACCCGGTGTCACGTCGCTCTTGTTGCTGCTGGTGCCGATGCAGTGGATTTACAGCATTTCGGCGCTGTTATTCTTCATCAGTTTCTTAGCACTTTCCCGCATCCCGCAATCCAGCAAGCAAAAGGCGGCAGTTTGGACCAAGAAGTTCTGGTGGTCCGAATTGAAAGAGGGCTATCGGAGTTTTTTCAGTTACCCGCAGCTTTTGCGGCTAACGCTCCTATCTTCAACCGTCCAGTTTGCTGTCGGCGCAACGCTGGTCTTGAGTGTCCCGTTCATCCGGGGTGAACTGGGAGGCGAAACATGGGAGTATGGCATTTTCAAAGGGGCTTTTCCCATCGGCTATATGCTGGGCATGCTTCTGCTGACGAAACTGCCGAAAAGCCCCCGAACGATGTACGTCGGTTTGATTGGCGGTGGATTTTCCTTTGTACTGCTGTATTTTGTCCATTCGGTTCCTTTGGCGTGGATGTGTGAACTGATGGGCGGGATCCTGTTCCCGTTGTTCAATGCTCAAAGTGCTGCCATTTTCCAACGAGAAGCCCCAAGGGATCGGCTGGCCCAATTGAGTGCTGTCCGGTTGTTCTTCCTCCGGGTCACCATGCCACTCGGTATTCTATTCGCTTCGCTGCCTTTCCTAGCCTTGAATATTCGACATGTCTATATCGGAATCGGCTCTCTCATTATTTTGCCCGGATTGTATTATTTGATTGCGTCCTATCAACCTAAAAAGATCTTGATATCAGAGAAACATAAGAGTTAA
- a CDS encoding GAP family protein produces MWPLITSGIGLGLIDSLNPFTISAQAVLQALVKKTHHIWYYILGTFISYFIGGLLVIYGMDKVFSAFYRHVMAAYNGIIFSVEITAGIGLVFLGAFLLYKRKTASPISKTKEKKIVPPKSVAPVFLLILGASNTIGDLPTAIPYLIFIAQLVEASISMGSVLFLLLVYNVIYILPLVLLFFLYLFNRDKVDNFIGKFRKKAAKISEWAAIVVPIAAGLFLGIHGYINLFL; encoded by the coding sequence ATGTGGCCACTCATAACGTCTGGAATCGGCTTAGGGCTAATTGACAGTCTTAACCCATTTACCATATCAGCTCAGGCCGTCTTGCAGGCACTCGTGAAAAAAACGCATCATATTTGGTATTACATCTTGGGTACGTTCATCTCCTATTTCATTGGCGGGTTATTGGTCATTTATGGGATGGATAAAGTGTTCTCGGCCTTCTATCGTCACGTTATGGCTGCCTATAACGGTATAATCTTTTCCGTAGAAATAACAGCGGGGATAGGTCTTGTCTTTTTGGGCGCCTTCCTACTTTATAAGCGTAAAACGGCATCACCAATTAGTAAAACAAAAGAGAAAAAAATAGTTCCGCCTAAATCGGTGGCCCCCGTATTCCTGCTTATTCTCGGTGCATCCAATACCATAGGCGATTTGCCAACGGCCATACCGTACCTGATTTTTATTGCCCAACTTGTGGAAGCGAGCATTTCAATGGGGTCCGTATTATTTTTACTCCTGGTCTACAATGTCATTTACATCCTTCCTCTCGTTCTCCTGTTCTTTCTGTATCTTTTCAATCGGGATAAGGTCGATAACTTCATCGGAAAATTCCGGAAAAAAGCCGCGAAGATAAGTGAATGGGCGGCCATTGTTGTGCCGATAGCTGCAGGCTTGTTTTTGGGGATTCATGGATACATCAACTTATTCCTATAA